In Rhodococcus pseudokoreensis, the DNA window CGCCGCCGATCTGCATCGGCCCTGAGCGCAGTACACCCCTTCCGACTGTTGACCAACCCTGGAGGACTCACCGTGTCCAACCCTGATTTCGACACCGTCGCAGCCTTGTACGAGGCGTGGAACACCCGAGACATCGCAGCCTGGGTCGATTCGTTCACCCCCGATGCGACCTGGACGAATCTGCCCACCGGAGAGGTCCACGCCGGTCACGACGGGATGGCGGACAACTACCGGCACTGGGACGGGCCGTTCCGCGACGGAACGTGCGAGAAGCTCACCTTCGCCGGGGGTGACGGGCTGGTCGTCACCGAGTTCGTTGCGGTCGGCACCCACACCGGCCCCCTCACGACCCCGGACGGAGAGGACATCCGCCCCACCGGTCGCACACTGTCGGTTCCCTTCTGCGACATCCACCGGGTCGAGAACGGCCGGATCTCGTCGACCCGGCGGTACTGGGACCAGCTCACCGTCCTCACCCAGCTCGGACTGCACTAAGCCTGGACTTTCCCCACTCACGAAGGACCACCCGATGCCCCACACTCTCGACGGTCGACGCACTCCATTCGACAGCACCGATCCCAACTCCACAGGACGCGTGGCACTGATCGTTCTCTTCTCCTCCGTTGTCGGCATGCTCCTGCTGATGGCCCCCGCCGTGGCCAGTCAGCTCCAACTTCAGCTGGGACTGAATCCCTCACAGACGGGTGACTTGTTCTCGGCCGAACTCGGTGCGATGAGCTTCGCCTCGATCCCCGCACTGTGGTGGATGAAGAAATTCAACATCAGGACGATGTCCACGATTTTCGGCGTGATCTTCATCGCCGGCAACATCAGCTCCGCGTACATCGACGACTACGGCACCCTGCTCGCCGTGCGCTTTCTGACCTCCCTCGCGGGCGGGTCACTGATGGTCCTGTGCATGTCGCTCGCCGCCCAGACCCGAGATCGCAACCGCGTGTACGGACTATGGGTGATGGGGCAATTGTCCTTCGGGGCGATCGGATTGGCGGTGCTTCCGCACTTCTTCGACAACTTCGGAATCGGCATCGTGTACTGGACCCTCGCCGTGCTGATGATCCTCGTTCTGCCGCTCACACGATTCCTGCCGGAGCGTAACGTCACGGCCGGCCATGCCGGCGGACAAGAGACCGGGCCGACACGCAACTACGTGTTGCGCGCCGCATTCGGGCTCGTCGCGGTGCTCGCCTTCTACGTGAGCCTCAGCGGAATCTGGACGTTCGTCGGCGGTGTCGCCGCTGCATCCACCATCGGCACCGAAACCTCGAGTGCGATCCTGTCGATCGCCACCGTCCTGGGTATCGCCGGTTCTGCACTGGCCACCGTCCTGGGCGCCCGGCCGAGCACGAGAACCAACCTCCTCGTCGGGTATGTGGCGATGACCCTGTCGGTCGGTCTGCTCGCCGGAATGCCGGGACTGCTCCGATTCACCATTGCAGCACTACTTTTCAAGTTAACCTGGACGTTCATTCTCCCGTACATCATGTCCACCCTGTCCGGACTGGACCGGTCGGGACGGCTGGTGAACCTGGCCAACATCGCAATCGGCGGCGGCTTCGCGATCGGCCCGTTCATGGGAGGACGCCTCGTCGAGAGCGCAGGCGGATACGGAACGTTGATCGCGGTCAGCGCCGCGGGACTGGTCCTGTCGCTGGCACTGATCATGGCTGCCCAACCCCGGCGGAACGTCGCCCCCGTCGTCACCACCCCGGTTCCGCAGATGGCCGAGTAGAGCTTTCAGTCGACAGGTCGATCGAGAGTACCGCCGGCAGTCCGATAGCGGCCGGCGGTTACTCCGAAGCGGGTCTTGAACAACCGCGAGAAGTGCGCCGGGTCGGAGAACCCCCAGCGCGCTCCGACGGCGGCCACCGGGACATGGCAGTTTCGCGGATCGACGAGGTCGCGCCGGCACTGTTCGAGCCGTCGCTCCCGGATCCACCCGCCGACAGGAGTGCCGTCCGCCTCGAAGATCTTCTGCAGATGCCGCACCGAAATATGATGCGCGGCAGCGACCATCGCCGTATCGAGACCCGGATCCGTCAGATGCTCCTCGATGAACGTGCCGACCCGGACGCGGAGGGCCGTTTGCCGCGATTCGAGCGACAGACTGTCCGTGATCTGCAGTTGCTCGGCGAACGCCGCGGCCAGCACGTCGAGGACCGCGTTGTTGAGATGCACCGCCACCGCGGGCTCGGTATCGAAGACCCGCTCCCCCAGGTCCTTGACGAACGGCGCGACCAGGGCACCAATGCCCTGACGGCCGGAGATCCGCCGCGCCGTGAGCTCCGCTATCCCGGCAGGGGGAATCCGCAGCAGCTCGCGCGGGAACATCATGACCAGCATCCGGAACCGATCATCGAACGAGAGTTGGTAGGGCCTCGTTGTGTCGTAGATCGCGAAGTCACCCGGGGTCAACGCCGCCTCGCGGTCGTCCTGCGTCAGCACGCAGTAGCCGCGGACCTGCAAACCCACCTTGTAGAAACCCGGATCGCTCGCGCGGATCGTCCTCGGGGTGCGGCGCACCGTGTGCGCCGAGGCGACAACCTCGGCAACCTGGACCTGACCGAGGGAGGTGCCATGGATATAGCCCTCGAAATCGGTATCGGGAGCGATCGACGTCTCCAAGGGGACGAAACTGTCGGTCACCGACTCCCGGAACGTGTCGAGATCGAGTGATTGATCCCGGCGTTCGACAATCTCACCCATAGCTGACTCGGTCCTCGATGCCGGCGCACAACTGCGTCGCCGGTTCCGACGAGGAGGGCGACACGTTTCGTCCGGAACTGTTCTGCCGGAGCAATTCCCGCAGATGGGCGAGGGCGCTCTCGGTCAGCTCGGGGGGACCGAGGGTGATCTGATGGAACACCAGACCGTCTGCGGCCACGTAGATGAGGTGACTCAACGCCGGGTCGGGGTCCATCCCGGCGCACTCGAGTTCGAACTGCAGCCGGTCGACGTACGCCCGGTAGATCGCCTCGACGTAGGGGCGCAACTCCGGCCGGCGCCGAGATTCGAGGATCAGCTCATATTGGAAGGCGAGGTCTTCGGGATTACTTTCCACCATCGTCGCCAATCCGGCGAAGACGGCGTCGAGGTCACCACTTCCCGGACGGGTGCTGATCGAGGTCACACTGTTGTTTACGGAGAACTGCAGCGCCGCCTCGAGCAACGCATCGCGGGACCCGAAGTGATGCGCCACCAGCCCGTGCGCGACACCGGCCTCACGCGCCACCGCCCGATACGTCAATTTCCGCAGGCCCTGCTCGGCAACCACACGCACCGCCGCAGCCAGGAGGGCGGTGCGCCCCTCCCCGTAGCGGGGCGCCTGCCGGGCCGAGCCCTCTTCGGAGATGGTCATCGCGGTAACTCCTCGCTGTCCACTTGGCCAGTTTCTCCAGAAGTGTAGACGCCGGTCGGCTCACTGTCCAGATGGACAGTTACCGATTCGAACCGGAACCCCATGGCGTGACCATGGGGTTCCGACCCAGCAAAGACTCAGTCCGCTATACGGCGAATTCGACTGGTGTCCAGATCGGCGATCGAAGTTGCGCCGATCATCGCCATGGTTCGAGCCAATTGACGACGGAGCAATTCGAGGAGATCGGTGACCCCGTGCGCGCCGTCGAGCGTGAGCGCCCAGAGCGCGGGGCGACCCACAAACACTGCCCGGGCACCGAGGGAGAGCGCCACCGCCACCTCGCGGCCGTGCCGGAATCCCCCGTCCACGTAGACCTCGGTGGGATATCCGGACAGCGCGTCGACGATCTCCGGCAGAGCGTCGAGCGTGCCCCACGCGGTGTCCAGAGCCCGACCACCGTGGTTGGACACCACGATGGCGTCGACACCACACTCGGCCGCACGGATCGCGTCGTCGGGATGCATGATCCCCTTGAGCACGAGCGGCAGGTCGCTCACCTCGCGGAGCCAGTCCAGATCGGACCAGGTGAGCCGCGGGTCGTGCGGAAGGTCGGACCCGCCCGGTTGCGGAAGGTAGAGGCGATCACGACCGGCGATACTCGCCATACCGCGCCGCATACCATCGTGGTGCAGTGGAGGCACCGGCATGTCCGCGGTCAGGCACAGTGCCTCGCAACCCTGTTCGGCGGCAAGGGATACGACCCGCTGTACAAGGTCACGATCCGTGCCGAAATACAGCTGAAACCAGGTCCTTCCTCCGACTGCCCGAACATCGGGCAGAGTCCTCCCAGTGGCCGAACTCAGCACCATGATGCTGTCGGCGTCACGAACCCCTCGAGCAGTAGCCACCTCGCCGCCCGGGTGGACCAGGGTGTGCCCACCCGAGGGGGCTACGAGCACAGGCGACGACACCGATCTACCGAGAATTTCTGTTGTGGTATCGATTTCGCTGACGTCGACGAGCACCCGAGAGCGCAGTGCCCACCGCTCATGGGCTGCCCGATTTGCCGCTATGGCCCGACCGGCGCCCGCACCGTCTTCGATTACGGCACTCACATCGTCGGACCAAGCAGACAGGGCGGCCGTGCGCATGTCCTCGAGGTCCGTGAATTCCGCTACCCGTCCAGATTCGTATGGCACATAATCCATTTCAAACGTGGTCGAGCGCGAACTCATGAAGCACCGTTGAGATATGTCATGTCGACCACTTCGGAGTAGGCAAGCTTCGGATCGTCGGATGAGAACCCCGTCAGACCCCAGCCCTTGATGCCTTCGACAGCCTCCTGCCAGTCTGCTTCCGTGATCTGACCGGCCGCCGGGCCCGACGGCGTACGGGTCTTCAGATCCGCCCATGCGACAGCCATGCTCTCGGCATCGCCGCTCGCGAAGTCCGGATCACGCTTGAGGATCTCGGCCAGTTGCTCAGGGGTTGAGTTGTGCACGATTTCGGCTGCGTCGCGCAGAGCTTTCGTATAGCGGGCAACCGCCTCGGACTTCCCACTGAGATCTTCCCTTATTCCCAGCATGGCGCCCAGCGGGAAAGGCTTCATCGGAACAAGATCGTCGCGCTCCTCGGCTGTCATGGCGAGAGGGTTGATCAGCATGACGGCCTGACCCTTCTCGGTCACCATCCATGCCTGGTCGGCGAGAGTAACAGCGGCATCCGCCGAGCCGTTGGTGACCGAAGCCGTGAGTGCCGGCAGATTGTCCATGACGGCGTAATCACATTTGAGGCCAACAGATTTGGTCACTTCGACGAGCCAACCGTAGAGAGTCGTTCCCGGCGAAGTCGTTGCAATCCGACAATCCGAGCCTTTGTCTTTCAACGCGTCGAGCGTCATCCCATTCGCCCCGATCAAGGTACTTCCGGTCAGGCCGGCCGTGCTGCTGCCGAAGACCACGGAGACGTGCTTTCCCTGCGCCGCCAGCGGCAGGGCAACAGGTGTCGCGCCTACCCACACATCCGCCCGGCCCGACACCAGCAGAGCCGAGGCGTTGCTGGCGCCGCCCGAAACCTGCTCGACGTTGAGCCCGTTCTTCTCGAACAGGCCCTCGTTCTTCGCGACGTAATACAGGCCGTGCCCCACAGCGGGCGACCCCGTAACCACCTTCAAGGTCGGCTGCGAGGACGAACCGGCCTCGTCCGACTCCGCGGACGAGCTGCATCCGGCGGCAAAAAGGGCAACGGCAAGGCCTGCTGCGACCGAGGTCAGGCCTATCCGCAAGCCGGACCTCCGGCCCCGGCTGCTGGTGGAAACTTCAGCCGAGGTGACCCCTGGATCGGTACCTCGTTCAGCGTTACTTCGGAGCATGTTGCGTAGGCCTTCCTCGAATGATGTGATCCCCCACTCCGGCCAACCTTGCATGTGATGCCGGTCACTTGGTATCACGGGATGCGACATCTTCGAGAGGCCGGCCTCACACCAACCGTGAAGCGGTCGAGTGCCGCAGTTCGACGCATGTTGTCGCCGAAAGGTCGAGCCTTCCCCCGGCAAACCCCTCAACCGCCGACCCTCACGGTTACCGCGAGTTGGGGGCCGGAAAGTTGCCGTCTTATGTGATAGCCCCCGCTAGTGGCACATGTCACAGTCGTATAGCAGCGCGAGGAACGCATACCGACGGAGGACGACACGACATGTTCGGCTCACCCAGCCCAGGTCGCATGAACATGCACGTCGTTCAAATGGACGGCCGGCGCGATGACCGACCTCGCCTGCCAGGTCGCACCCTCGTCGATGTTCCAAACAGGGAACCGACCGAAGACTTCCCTGGCGATCCGAGGTTCACGACCCGGCTGCGGCGGACAAGTCACCTCTGACTGCCGATCCACAGCACCACAGCAGCACAGGCGCGGGCGTCGTCGCGTCTGTTCCGAAAGGAGAACCACTTTGTTGGCCAAACTCAAAGGCAGCCCGCCCGCGGGCTCGACACAGCCGGACCGGCGGGAAATATCGCCGGGCGATGTACTGAAAGCTGAGGGATTGAGCTACCGCTACCCCACAGGTCTGCAGGCCGTCGGCAACTTCACCACCGGGATCAAGCCCGGCGAGATCGTGAGCATCGTCGGCCCCAGCGGTTGCGGAAAATCGACTCTGCTTCGCATTCTCGCGGGCTTGCGCGAGCCGACCGGTGGCGTACTGGAACGACGTGAACCCGAAGCCGGCCGCCACACGTGCTCGATGGTGTTCCAGGAAGACACCTTGCTGCCCTGGCTGAAGGTCGCCGAGAACGTCAGACTGTTCTACCGCTTCCAGGGTGAGCGAGCCTCGAAGAGGCGCGACAGAATCATGGAGTTGCTGTCCATGGTCGGCCTGGAGAAGTTCGCCGACTCCTATCCCTCCCAGTTGTCCGGGGGAATGCGCCGGCGCGTTGCGGTCCTCACCGCTGTCGCTCCGCTACCGTCGCTGTTGCTGCTGGACGAGCCGTTCTCCGCGCTGGACGAACCCTCCCGAATTGCCGTTCACCAGGACGTTTACCAGCTCATCCGCACATTCAACATCACCGCGGTACTCGTCACGCACGATCTGGGTGAGGCGGTCAGCTTGTCCGATCGGATTCTCCTGCTCAGCTCGAGCCCCTCGACCATCGTCAAGGAGTTCCACACACCCTTCGGCGCCGAACGGGACCTCCTCGAAGTTCGGTCCGATCCGCGCTTCCTCGAGATGTACGGCGACATCTGGAACGACTTTCGCCGGCAGTCCACGAAGGCAGGGGTGTGACGATGTCGACGCAACTCGCAGAGAACGCGATCCTCACAGAACCCGCACCTCAGTCTCCGCGACGAACGGGCATTCCGTGGTCGGTGACCCAGCACCTCATTCAAGTGGCGTGTGTGATCGCCTTCTTGCTCGCCTGGGAGTTCATCCCGCAGATCGATGGAATCTCCGGAACCGCGAAGTGGCTGGATCCCTTTTTCATCAGCTCACCGACGGCCGTAGCGCAGACGGTGTGGGATCTCGGCGCCGGCAACATTCCCGGCGCTTCACTGTGGTCGTACCTGTACTCGACATTGTTCAGCACCGTCGTCGGCGCGACCATCGGATTGGTGCTCGGCGCGGCTGCGGGTCTGGTGCTGAGCAACAGCCCCAAGGTCAACGACGTCCTGCAACCGTTCATCGTTCTGCTCAATTCGGTACCGCGAGTCGCCCTCATCCCCATCATCGTCATCGTCGTCGGGCCCTCGTTGGGTGCCGCGGTGATCTCGGTCGCGATGACGGTGTTCTTCCTGGGCTTCTTCAACGCCTACGAGGGTGGTTTGACCATCCAGCAGGCCATGATCGACAACGCAAAACTGCTCGGGGCCGGCAAGACGGAAGTCATGCGAACCATCCGGCTACCCATGGTCGCGATCTGGACCTTCGCAGTCGTACCCAATGCCATCAGCTTCGGCCTCCTTTCCGCCGTCTTCACTGAACTCCTCACCGGCATTCCCGGCATCGGCACGTTGCTCCAGAACGCGACAGTCAACGTCAACGCAGACTTGATGTTCGCCGTCGTCGTCATCCTCGCGGTCGTGGGGTTGGTCCTGTACTGGCTGGCCCTCAAGCTGCGCAGCGCTGTCATCCGCTGGGAATGACCACCCGACCGACATCGAACCGAACCAAGGAGAAATCGTGGATTCAACCACCGCCACCGAACTGAACCCGGACGCGCTGCCCCGACTCGAGTGGGACTGGGTGGCCAACGCGTTCGAGGATCCGAACCCCGTTCTCAACGAGCTTCGGGAACAGACATGGATCGCGAGCAGCGATCGCGGACTCGAGGTACTGCGGTACGAGGACGTCTCCAAGATGCTCCGCGACCGCAACCTGCAGAAGCAGCCGCAACGGGTCATGAATCGTATGGATGAAATGGGTATCACGGAGGGACCGGTACGCGAGTACCACGCACGTTCCATCCTGACCCAGGACGGCGACCCGCATGCACGACTCCGCCTACCGCTCTCTGCATTCTTCGCGCCCCGTCGGGTCGAGTCCCTGCGCCAGGCGACAGCATCCATCGTGGATCGCGCGCTCGCCCGGGTGGCCGGACGTCCCACCATCGACGCCCTTCCCGAACTCTGCGAACCCATACCCGCGGAGATGTTCTGTCATCTCATCGCGGCTCCGCCGGAGCTCGCCGGGCAGGTGGCACGAATCTCCGACAGCATGATCGGGCCGATCATCGATCGCGGCTCCGATCGTGCCGCGGAACATGTGGCGGCGTTCCACGAGCTGCACGACCTTCTGGCGGAGCTCATCGCCGAGCGTCGACGTGCACCGGGCGACGACGTCCTCTCTGACCTCATCGAAATGCAACGCACCGGCCAGCTGACCGAGCAAGACCTGTACGACCAGGCCGGCATGCTCCTCGACGCCAGCATCGACAACACTGCGCACCAGCTGACCTTCGGTCTGGCCCAGCTGCTGGACGAGCGGAAGCTGCTCGCTGCTGTCACGTCGGGCGCATCCACACCGGCGCTGGCCGCCGACGAAGTGCTTCGACTCGCCGCAATCGCGGGCGCAATCCTGCGGTTCCCGAAGGAATCCTTCGAATACAAGGGCATGGTGTTCCCTGCCGGTCAGCCGATCTTCCTTCACCTTCGCTCGGCCAACCGTGATCCGAGGGTGTTCGAGAACCCCGACGCATTCGTTCCGGACCGTCCCAAGGGCCGCGGCCCGCTGACATTCGGCGCGGGCGCACACACCTGCCTCGGTCAGCACCTCGCCCGCACAGAACTACAGGAGCTGATCAGCCGCTTCCCCGTGGCGTTCCCCAACGCCGAGCTCGCCGAGCCCGCCACCGTGTCATTCGGCCCCATCGCCACGCGGGTTCAGCGTTGCGTGATCGCGCTGGATCCGGCATGAGACAAGACACTGGAGGAACCATGTTGGCAACCATCCGAGTAGACCGAGACGTGTGTTGTGGCAACGGGATGTGCTTCGCCCTTGCGCCCGAAGTCTTCGACCTCGATGACGATGCGGGGGTGGTGAAGTTGCTCGATCCGACCCTGACGCCGGAGAACCGCGCCGCCGTCGAACAGGCGGTCGCGTGCTGCCCGACCGCAGCGATCGAGATCGAGATCGACCAGGAGGAGACGGCATGAGCGGGAACGCACGGGCAACCACCTTGCCGGAGTCGACCATCGCCACAATCGAACGGTCCTGCCTGCGTCTGGTGCACGAGTTCAACCACCGGGCGGACGAACAGGACAACGAAGGCCTGCTGGCCTTGTTCACCGAAGACTGCCGGTACGACCTGGCAGGCAAAGTGGTCGACGGGAGGGCGCAGCTACGCGCTGTCCTCGCTGCCGGCCGAACGGACAGGGGCATGGTTCACATGTCCTCGGATTTGATCCTGGATGTTCTCGACGAGACAACGGTTACCGGGCGCGGACGCGTCCTGATCGCCGAGATCTTCGGCACCGAAAGAGCGCCCATTCGATTCGCGACGTTCACCGACGAGTACCGACTCACCGACGAGGGATGGCGCATCCATCGGCGCCGATTCCGGCACATGCTCACACCGATCGACCAACCGACCTGATGCCACCGCTCACGAGCCGGCCACACGAAGCAGAAGGATGAACATGCAGACAACTGTGATGGAAGATGTGCCCTACGGCTACGCCGGACGCGACCTGCTGGCCGATGTCTACCGGCCAGATCCCAGCCGCGATCTCGGCATAGCCGTGGTGCAGGTTCACGGCGGTGCCTGGCGACGGGGAAGCCGGAAGATGCTGCGGCACATGTGTGAACACATGAGTTCGCTCGGTTACACAGTTGTCGCACCTGAGTACCGGTTCCTCGACGAGGCTCCATGGCCGGCCAGCTTGCACGACGTCAAGGCTGCCATCCGGTGGACACGCAGCAACGCGGCGAACTTCGGCGTCGACCACGATCGCATCGTGATCCAGGGGCACAGTGCGGGCGGCCAACTCGCTCTCATGTGCGCGGGCACACAGGACGAAAGCGAGTGGGAAGGAGACAGCGGAAACCCCGACGTGTCTACCGCAGTCGCCGCGGTCGTCGCGGTCTACCCGATCTGTCAGTTCTACCTGCAGGACCCCAGCCAGCCTCGGATGACCTATCCGCTGCCTGCCGTCGATGGCAGCATGCCGGCCTACTTCCTGCTCGACGGTCAACCCGACGAAGCAGCGGTCCGGCAGATCAGCCCGCTGGCATACGCTGGTCCGGACTACCCGCCGACGATGTTCTGGCTCGGCGGCGACGACGGATACACACCGGCCGAGGGAAGTTTCGCGATGTACCGGACGTTGCGCGACGCGCAGGTTCCGGTCGACCTCCACATCATCGGAGAAGGTCCCCACGCCTTCGACCTGACCGAGTCCTACGGCGTGGAACTTCAGATCGCCGCCGATCAGTTCATCCGGCGAATGTTGCTGGAAAGGGAAGAGCGACAGGCCGCCGTGCGCAGGACTCTCCCCGAAGAGATGTGGTCTCGAACCCGGAGTGCCTCGGGACATCTCATCGGGGAAGGCACGCTGCTCTTCGACTCACCCGGATTACCGATCCTGTCCCCTGGATTCTGATCCTCGATCGACTTTCGAACCTGTCCGAGACGCGAAACCGCCCCGCCCAGGCAGTCCATCGACGTCCAGCCGACAGCCACACCACCAAGCGCCAACGCGAGGAGATATGAAATGAGACTGGGTTATTTCGCCATGCCCTTTCACCCTGAGCATCGAGATTGGCGCGAGACGCTCGAGGAAGATCGCCAGGCCAT includes these proteins:
- a CDS encoding ester cyclase produces the protein MSNPDFDTVAALYEAWNTRDIAAWVDSFTPDATWTNLPTGEVHAGHDGMADNYRHWDGPFRDGTCEKLTFAGGDGLVVTEFVAVGTHTGPLTTPDGEDIRPTGRTLSVPFCDIHRVENGRISSTRRYWDQLTVLTQLGLH
- a CDS encoding MFS transporter, whose product is MPHTLDGRRTPFDSTDPNSTGRVALIVLFSSVVGMLLLMAPAVASQLQLQLGLNPSQTGDLFSAELGAMSFASIPALWWMKKFNIRTMSTIFGVIFIAGNISSAYIDDYGTLLAVRFLTSLAGGSLMVLCMSLAAQTRDRNRVYGLWVMGQLSFGAIGLAVLPHFFDNFGIGIVYWTLAVLMILVLPLTRFLPERNVTAGHAGGQETGPTRNYVLRAAFGLVAVLAFYVSLSGIWTFVGGVAAASTIGTETSSAILSIATVLGIAGSALATVLGARPSTRTNLLVGYVAMTLSVGLLAGMPGLLRFTIAALLFKLTWTFILPYIMSTLSGLDRSGRLVNLANIAIGGGFAIGPFMGGRLVESAGGYGTLIAVSAAGLVLSLALIMAAQPRRNVAPVVTTPVPQMAE
- a CDS encoding helix-turn-helix domain-containing protein; its protein translation is MGEIVERRDQSLDLDTFRESVTDSFVPLETSIAPDTDFEGYIHGTSLGQVQVAEVVASAHTVRRTPRTIRASDPGFYKVGLQVRGYCVLTQDDREAALTPGDFAIYDTTRPYQLSFDDRFRMLVMMFPRELLRIPPAGIAELTARRISGRQGIGALVAPFVKDLGERVFDTEPAVAVHLNNAVLDVLAAAFAEQLQITDSLSLESRQTALRVRVGTFIEEHLTDPGLDTAMVAAAHHISVRHLQKIFEADGTPVGGWIRERRLEQCRRDLVDPRNCHVPVAAVGARWGFSDPAHFSRLFKTRFGVTAGRYRTAGGTLDRPVD
- a CDS encoding TetR/AcrR family transcriptional regulator, with amino-acid sequence MTISEEGSARQAPRYGEGRTALLAAAVRVVAEQGLRKLTYRAVAREAGVAHGLVAHHFGSRDALLEAALQFSVNNSVTSISTRPGSGDLDAVFAGLATMVESNPEDLAFQYELILESRRRPELRPYVEAIYRAYVDRLQFELECAGMDPDPALSHLIYVAADGLVFHQITLGPPELTESALAHLRELLRQNSSGRNVSPSSSEPATQLCAGIEDRVSYG
- a CDS encoding alpha-hydroxy acid oxidase, which encodes MSSRSTTFEMDYVPYESGRVAEFTDLEDMRTAALSAWSDDVSAVIEDGAGAGRAIAANRAAHERWALRSRVLVDVSEIDTTTEILGRSVSSPVLVAPSGGHTLVHPGGEVATARGVRDADSIMVLSSATGRTLPDVRAVGGRTWFQLYFGTDRDLVQRVVSLAAEQGCEALCLTADMPVPPLHHDGMRRGMASIAGRDRLYLPQPGGSDLPHDPRLTWSDLDWLREVSDLPLVLKGIMHPDDAIRAAECGVDAIVVSNHGGRALDTAWGTLDALPEIVDALSGYPTEVYVDGGFRHGREVAVALSLGARAVFVGRPALWALTLDGAHGVTDLLELLRRQLARTMAMIGATSIADLDTSRIRRIAD
- a CDS encoding ABC transporter substrate-binding protein, producing the protein MRIGLTSVAAGLAVALFAAGCSSSAESDEAGSSSQPTLKVVTGSPAVGHGLYYVAKNEGLFEKNGLNVEQVSGGASNASALLVSGRADVWVGATPVALPLAAQGKHVSVVFGSSTAGLTGSTLIGANGMTLDALKDKGSDCRIATTSPGTTLYGWLVEVTKSVGLKCDYAVMDNLPALTASVTNGSADAAVTLADQAWMVTEKGQAVMLINPLAMTAEERDDLVPMKPFPLGAMLGIREDLSGKSEAVARYTKALRDAAEIVHNSTPEQLAEILKRDPDFASGDAESMAVAWADLKTRTPSGPAAGQITEADWQEAVEGIKGWGLTGFSSDDPKLAYSEVVDMTYLNGAS
- a CDS encoding ABC transporter ATP-binding protein, coding for MFQTGNRPKTSLAIRGSRPGCGGQVTSDCRSTAPQQHRRGRRRVCSERRTTLLAKLKGSPPAGSTQPDRREISPGDVLKAEGLSYRYPTGLQAVGNFTTGIKPGEIVSIVGPSGCGKSTLLRILAGLREPTGGVLERREPEAGRHTCSMVFQEDTLLPWLKVAENVRLFYRFQGERASKRRDRIMELLSMVGLEKFADSYPSQLSGGMRRRVAVLTAVAPLPSLLLLDEPFSALDEPSRIAVHQDVYQLIRTFNITAVLVTHDLGEAVSLSDRILLLSSSPSTIVKEFHTPFGAERDLLEVRSDPRFLEMYGDIWNDFRRQSTKAGV
- a CDS encoding ABC transporter permease produces the protein MIAFLLAWEFIPQIDGISGTAKWLDPFFISSPTAVAQTVWDLGAGNIPGASLWSYLYSTLFSTVVGATIGLVLGAAAGLVLSNSPKVNDVLQPFIVLLNSVPRVALIPIIVIVVGPSLGAAVISVAMTVFFLGFFNAYEGGLTIQQAMIDNAKLLGAGKTEVMRTIRLPMVAIWTFAVVPNAISFGLLSAVFTELLTGIPGIGTLLQNATVNVNADLMFAVVVILAVVGLVLYWLALKLRSAVIRWE
- a CDS encoding cytochrome P450 produces the protein MDSTTATELNPDALPRLEWDWVANAFEDPNPVLNELREQTWIASSDRGLEVLRYEDVSKMLRDRNLQKQPQRVMNRMDEMGITEGPVREYHARSILTQDGDPHARLRLPLSAFFAPRRVESLRQATASIVDRALARVAGRPTIDALPELCEPIPAEMFCHLIAAPPELAGQVARISDSMIGPIIDRGSDRAAEHVAAFHELHDLLAELIAERRRAPGDDVLSDLIEMQRTGQLTEQDLYDQAGMLLDASIDNTAHQLTFGLAQLLDERKLLAAVTSGASTPALAADEVLRLAAIAGAILRFPKESFEYKGMVFPAGQPIFLHLRSANRDPRVFENPDAFVPDRPKGRGPLTFGAGAHTCLGQHLARTELQELISRFPVAFPNAELAEPATVSFGPIATRVQRCVIALDPA
- a CDS encoding ferredoxin, yielding MLATIRVDRDVCCGNGMCFALAPEVFDLDDDAGVVKLLDPTLTPENRAAVEQAVACCPTAAIEIEIDQEETA
- a CDS encoding nuclear transport factor 2 family protein, with the protein product MSGNARATTLPESTIATIERSCLRLVHEFNHRADEQDNEGLLALFTEDCRYDLAGKVVDGRAQLRAVLAAGRTDRGMVHMSSDLILDVLDETTVTGRGRVLIAEIFGTERAPIRFATFTDEYRLTDEGWRIHRRRFRHMLTPIDQPT
- a CDS encoding alpha/beta hydrolase, which encodes MQTTVMEDVPYGYAGRDLLADVYRPDPSRDLGIAVVQVHGGAWRRGSRKMLRHMCEHMSSLGYTVVAPEYRFLDEAPWPASLHDVKAAIRWTRSNAANFGVDHDRIVIQGHSAGGQLALMCAGTQDESEWEGDSGNPDVSTAVAAVVAVYPICQFYLQDPSQPRMTYPLPAVDGSMPAYFLLDGQPDEAAVRQISPLAYAGPDYPPTMFWLGGDDGYTPAEGSFAMYRTLRDAQVPVDLHIIGEGPHAFDLTESYGVELQIAADQFIRRMLLEREERQAAVRRTLPEEMWSRTRSASGHLIGEGTLLFDSPGLPILSPGF